The following nucleotide sequence is from Kwoniella shandongensis chromosome 9, complete sequence.
GTGCAAATTGTGAGATCGCAAGGGTCGGCCAGAGAGGATCATCAGGAGATATCGGTGAGTAGTTCTCTCATTGACCTATCAAGCTGGAAATCCAATGCTATTGCCATACGCTACGAATCCTGATGATCTTGGACCGTTGATAGCCCTCATCGTTCTCTCGGCGGTGTCCCTTATCCTCGCCCTAGTCCTTGTTTTCACCGCATCACGACGCAAAGCCGCCGTCGGTCGTGTCGAGCTCcgactcctcctcatcgtATACGGTATACACTCCGCGCTACAGCTCTTAACAATGAGTTCGTTACTCGAACAAGGGTCAAAGGGTTTGGCAATTCTGAGTTCGATACATGTGGCTTTTGTGGCGACCTTGTTCTGGTTGTTATTGGGGAATGGGTTGATTGCCACTCAGGTGGTCGAGTGAGTCATCATCTGTCAGCTGCGCGGAGACGTCCACTGGTCTTCGAGCTGGTTGTCGAGCTGACTGTGGTTCGCAGAGACGGCACGTTTTCGGCCCTGGTTCCCCTCGTGATTGGCTCAGTCCTGTTCTTCATAGCGACGCTGTACGTCTCCCTCGACACATCGTTACACTGGACAGAGTCATTCGTGCTGGTGGGCAGCGATGTGGGAACCCTCAAAGCGACGGCACTGTTTGTTCTCACTCTCATATGGCCAGCAGTGTGAGTGAACCGACCACGAAAAGACATTAGTGagagtcaagctgaccatgCGTTCCCGGTCCGCTCTCAGTGCTGCTGTACTGTACCTTGTGATCATGCTGTATGTCGTGTTGGGTATGCTGAAAGAGGTCAAGCCTGCGGGTATGTGATACTTGACGTAACGCAAGGGGCAGTTCCAGACGCTAACCCCGTTTTGGGACGCAACACAGTATTGTACCTCGGATCTTTCCTCTTGTTCGCCGTAGCTCAagtcatcttcttcctcgcttcacAACCTCTATGTGATGTGAGTAGTATCCAACTGTGTTCGACAGTACATGTCAAGCGTGTAAGTAGCTAAATAACAACCCCGGACTTCTTTTCAGTCTTCGAATGGCAAGGTCAACAGCGCCTTTTTGGCGACATTATTGGAATGTCTTTCGGTGATCACGCTTTACTTTGCCTGGCGTAGCATCACCGAAGATGATTGGGGAGAGGACGAATATCCTATCTGGTAAAGCAAGTGTATCCAAAGGGTTCTATTCTACAAGTTCATAGCCACGTTATAGAGATGCAAATGTCGCTTGGTCCTTGATCTTCTAAATACAAACATGAAACGTGAGTAGCTCTGGTCGGAGAACATCGGTCATACCTTTGTTCTTTGATATCTGATCGGTTACTTCCATATGCAGGCGTGTGTACTGATCTACAATTACAACGTCGAGGTGTATTCGCCAAGCGAATCATGATGACGGCTTTACTCGGCGTCTGATAGGTATAAGCATACCCCGCCGTGCCCCGCGGCATCTGTATATGGGTTGTATGAAGGGGATTCTCTCGGAAAATCGAGAAGCCGGAGTACCCTTCCGCTGTTCATTCTGTATGAGTAAGTAGTGGTGGAGTCGTATGTATGCCTATCACCGTGGCCACTGTGGTGTGTTACGTTGTTATTCCGTTGGGGATGTTTAATAGGTTAAACCGGGTAAAGGAAAATAACCGATTGATCCAATACCCACACCGAAATACATTCAGCTGACTGCATCTGAGTGGTAACTCCTATCCCTATTAGCCAGAGCcagggtggaggtggatgtcCGGGTGAAACTCCCTGAATATTGAATGCCTGGGACGTACCGACCAATACTGTACCAATCATATCAATAACACTTATATAAAAGGGTGGGGGAACgctctcatcccatcactcactcatacaTCCCGGCTTTTTAATCCGTAAATCATCTGCATCTTGATTTCGTTCGCGATACATATCGCTAGCAAAGCAACGTAAAGAAACGTTCTAGTCAGCAACCCCTCACTCCTCCAAGAAAAAACCAACCAGCTCGTGAGTGGTCCGTGCGTCGTGCGACTCGATTCCGCTGACAGGACCGGATTCCGCTATAGCTTCTCTCTTCCCACGATGTCAGCGACCGAAGCTGCCCCCGTTCACCACGTCCACCCTCTTCCCGACTCCGTGCCCGAGTCAGAGGACTTGTTCGCCCCTCCCCCTCGACTccgaggtgaagagggtcgTCCTTTGCCTCACATCGGGCCGGACTACAAGGCCTACTTGGACGAATGGGTCAAGACGGTCGGACCGGATAGCGATCAGTGGTGGTCTGAAAAGGCAAAGGAATGTCTGGATTGGTATACACCTTTCAAGACGGTCAGAGCCGGTGGTTTCGAATTTGGTGATGTTCAGTggttgtgagtgttttcCCATTCACTACGTCGGCATGCATAACGTGTTAAAGAGACGACGACTAATCTTGGGCTTGTCATATGCTACACAGCCCCGAGGGAACGCTCAACGCTTCGTACAACTGTCTCGATCGACACTACTACACCAACCCAGACAAAACTGCCATCATCTACGAAGCCGACGAGGCCGACGAGTCTCGAGAGGTGTCTTACGGAGAGCTCTTACGAGAGACATGCAGAGTCGCCAACGTTCTCAAGTCTTGGGGTGTGAAGAAGGGCGACGCGGTCTCGGTTTAGTGAGTCTCACACTCAACCCCTGTCACTTATATGCATGTAGAAGCTGATCACGCGTTCTTAGCCTTCCCATGACATGGCAAGCTGCCGCTGCTTTCCTTGCGTGTGCCAGAATCGGTGCCGTCCACTCCGCTGTCTTTGCCGGTTTCAGCGCCGAGAGTTTGAGAGACAGAGTGAATGACTGTGAATGTCGAGTTCTGATCACTACAGAGTATGTCGTATTCCTCGACTGTTTTGGTATTTGGGCGTTCACTGACACGTCCATAGTGAgggacgacgaggtggaaagaCTATTGCCACCAAAGCTAGTAAGTGTGTCTTCGTGTTCAAGGCGACTCCCGCTAACGCCCCAATAGTTGTCGATGCTGCCTTGAAAGACTGTCCTCTCGTGGAGCACGTCCTTGTCCTTCGAAGAACCGGAAACGAGGTTCCTATCACCAAGGGACGAGACAAGTGGTGGGACGAAGAGTGTGCCAAGGTTCCCGCTTACTGCCCCTGCGAGCCCATGGCTTCCGAGgaccctctcttcatcctttaCGTGAGTCTTGCTTCATCAGCACATGCCCAACTCTCGCTGACTTTCTGTCGCAGACCTCGGGATCTACTGGAAAACCCAAGGGTGTCGTCCACTCCACCGCTGGTTACCTCCTCGGCGCCTACCTCACCGTCAAGTACGTCTTTGACGTCCACTCCGACGACAAGTTCGCTTGTATGGCCGATGTTGGATGGATTACTGGTCACACCTACATCGTTTACGGTCCCCTGTTGAACGgtgtcaccaccaccgtctTCGAGTCCACTCCTATCTACCCCACCGCTTCCAGATATTGGGACTTTGTGGACAAATGGAAGGCCACACACCTTTACACTGCGCCCACCGCTATTCGACTTCTCCGTCGAATGGGCGAGGACCACGTGAAGAACCACGATCTATCTTCCCTCCGAGTCCTCGGATCCGTCGGAGAACCCATCAACCCCGAGGCTTGGCATTGGTACAACGACTTTGCGGGCAAGAACCAGTGTGCCATCGTCGACACTTACTGGATGACAGAGACCGGATCCATCTCCGTCACTCCTCTTCCCGGAGCCATCAGCACCAAGCCCGGTTCTGCTACATTCCCCTTCTTCGGTATGGacctcgatatcatcgaccCCCAAACTGGCAAGGTGCTTGAGGGTAACGACGTCGAGGGTGTTCTCGTTGCTAAGAAGCCATGGCCCTCACTCGCGAGGACCGTGTTCAGAGATCACAAGAGATACCTCGAGACTTACATGAAGCCTTACCCCGgttacttcttcttcggtgatGGTGCTGCCAGGGATTCGGATGGATATTTGTGGATCAAGGGACGAGTTGATGGTGAGTACCGCGATTGGCGCTGTATATGTAATCGGACTGACATCGATCTTCTATGTAGATGTCATCAAGTGAGCCGATATCCAGTCTTTTAAACCTTTAAGTGTTTATGCTAACCCTGCGTAGCGTTTCTGGTCACCGATTGTCCACCGCCGAGGTCGAGTCCGCTCTCATTCTCCACAAGGGTGTTGCGGAGACTGCCGTTGTTGGTTCCCACGATGATATCACCGGTCAAGCCGTTTACGCTTTCGTGACAATGAAGCCCGAGTTCGATATCCAAGGCACCAAGGAAGCCGATCTCAGCAAGGAGTTGGCAATCCAGGTCAGGAAGGTGATCGGACCATTCGCTGCCCCCAAGAAGATCGTAAGTGGAATCGGTAACACATACCACGCATCAAGATACAGTAGCTGACAATCTACTCTTTGATAGTTCCTTGTCAGCGACCTGCCCAAGACTCGATCTGGTAAGATTATGCGAAGAATCCTGAGAAAGATCGTTGCTGGCGAGGGTGACCAGTTGGGAGACTTGTCCTCCATCGCCGACCCCGGTGTTGTTGATgacagtgagtgtgacgTGTGCAATTGCGACATGGTTAGACCGTGCTGACTTGCGCGTTCTGTCTAGTCAAATCGAAGGTCGCTGGTGGCAAGTAAGCTGGCATGAGTATTGTCAAGTTGTCATTACATGTTTTGTATCCTCAGCTGGGGACTTTTGAGTTGGTTGATTGGTTTCATTTTGGTCATATTGGGTTGGATAAGGAGAgtaaagaaggaagaagagaagcttgTTTCGGTTTTCTGTCCATTTAGCGCAAGATCGTCATGCACCTATGTCTCTTTCATGTGGGTTCAGCACCAGGAAGTATCACTTGTCTGGTAAAGCACCCCTGCTCAATCATGCACATGTATGGGTTTGACACGTGGTTCCATAGATAAGGATAAGAACCACCAACCAGTCTAATTTGTGGGGGTGAGAGGTAGGAGAGCGCGGGACTCCGGTTAATCGGGTATGACGAACAGTCCTTCGTTCCCGCTATTGTCCCACCATAATAATGATGGTGGAGGTCATCCGTTCCGTTTGAGGAGGCATTTGAGTGGTCCGATGGGTGGGTATGTAGTCTGGTGACTCACACCTCTCCCAAACCTCTAGCAGCCTTCCTTCCTTGTATCGATTGTTCTTTCGTTTGAGAGTATGTCATAGTGGtatcgtactcgtactgcgAGGGCGAGTACAGACGTCTCTGAGAAcggtgagtgagtggataCAGCAGTTCGTCTCGTGGGAATGCGGCCCGCGGACGTGGTTGTGTGTGTATGGGGAAGATTACGACGACCCATCTGtcttgtctgtctgtgtgtTAATGCAAGTGTGAGCAAgtgctgatgctgatgatgtgtCTCAACAGACTTTGAGTTGTTATCGTTATTGTGTGCATCACAACATTGGTTGTCGATCAGTGGTGTAGACGATCATTCACTCGATCAGTATATACTAGTAGAACAGTACAagtcacacacacaccccATCGTCCTGCTAGTACATAAAGTCGAACGATCAatcacccctcttcccccctCCCAAGCAGCCCCAAGCAACTACGAGTACTACCTGCCAAGAGCCGAGCcataccaacaacaaacctTATCCTcacttcatccctctcagTATCCATTCGAAACCACCACGATGTCAGATACGAAATTCAACGTTACgaaagaaggtcgagtgGCTCCGTTGACGGTGACCTTGGGGGTCAAGAAACCTTATCCATTCTGGTTAGGAGGTAAGTCTCGTCAAGTCCTATAGTGGGAGAGACAGTAGTCCCTGCTTCGACTGCATTTCCATCCCGTGCTATCGTCCAATTCCTTTACACACCTTCGCAATAAGACCACCAGATGATAATTAGCGATATAATTCTTTGCGAATAAGTTTTGCTGACGTGAGCAAATGATAGGTGTCGCTGCTTCGATTGCAGCTTCGATCACACACCCGTTAGATCtcacaaaggtgagtgagcgagagcAATGTCTTTTTTATTGCTTGAGAGGATGATTGAGGGTGGAGTGTCACACATAGTGCAGGTAGCTGATCATCTGTCATCCGTTTCAGGTCAGACTCCAGACAAGTGGGGACAAGGGCATGATCCAAAGTCTTCGAAAGACAGTGCACAACAATGGTAAGCTTTACGCCACACTCGCATCCTAATTGTGAAACAGAGCTCGTACATGCTTTGTCCCCATTTGCTCATGCTTACGCTTGCTTGTCACAGGCGCACGAGGTCTGCTCGATGGACTTACGGGAACCCTCCTTAGACAGATGACATATTCCATGACGAGGTTTGCGGCGTACGACTGGGCCAAAGCAGAGGTCCATACGGGTAAGTCTGCgcctcaccacctccttcttcatcgtcacgaTACGGATCCAACCTTATCCTGCTGTCATACTTGAGAGCCGTCTTTCTCTATCATACTGACTCTTGGCTTCTTTCGGCCTATGTCCGTACAGGGACCGGCCCCGTGCCCGCGTGGAAGATGGCGTTGGCAGGATCGATGGCGGGAGGTATCGCAGGAATTGTGGGTACGCCGTTCGAGACCCTCATGGTGCGAATGCAAGCGGATAAGGCGAAGCCTCCAGCGCGTGA
It contains:
- a CDS encoding acetyl-coenzyme A synthetase; its protein translation is MSATEAAPVHHVHPLPDSVPESEDLFAPPPRLRGEEGRPLPHIGPDYKAYLDEWVKTVGPDSDQWWSEKAKECLDWYTPFKTVRAGGFEFGDVQWFPEGTLNASYNCLDRHYYTNPDKTAIIYEADEADESREVSYGELLRETCRVANVLKSWGVKKGDAVSVYLPMTWQAAAAFLACARIGAVHSAVFAGFSAESLRDRVNDCECRVLITTDEGRRGGKTIATKAIVDAALKDCPLVEHVLVLRRTGNEVPITKGRDKWWDEECAKVPAYCPCEPMASEDPLFILYTSGSTGKPKGVVHSTAGYLLGAYLTVKYVFDVHSDDKFACMADVGWITGHTYIVYGPLLNGVTTTVFESTPIYPTASRYWDFVDKWKATHLYTAPTAIRLLRRMGEDHVKNHDLSSLRVLGSVGEPINPEAWHWYNDFAGKNQCAIVDTYWMTETGSISVTPLPGAISTKPGSATFPFFGMDLDIIDPQTGKVLEGNDVEGVLVAKKPWPSLARTVFRDHKRYLETYMKPYPGYFFFGDGAARDSDGYLWIKGRVDGDVSGHRLSTAEVESALILHKGVAETAVVGSHDDITGQAVYAFVTMKPEFDIQGTKEADLSKELAIQVRKVIGPFAAPKKIFLVSDLPKTRSGKIMRRILRKIVAGEGDQLGDLSSIADPGVVDDIKSKVAGGK